A single genomic interval of Arthrobacter methylotrophus harbors:
- the map gene encoding type I methionyl aminopeptidase, whose translation MSMVKTPEEIALMREAGRVVANTLSTVRSQAAVGVSLKELDDIAVSVIEAAGAKPAFLNYRPRWASTPFPGVICTSVNDAVVHGIPNGYVLRDGDLLSVDCGAFVEGWCGDAAISFIVGSPDPVDQDLIDATAAALARGVEAARVGNKMGDLAYAVGGEAKRSGYGILADHGGHGIGRTMHAEPSVPNIGRPGRGVKLVEGLVIAIEPMLILGGSDDYYHDDDQWTLRSANGRRAAHSEHTVAITAEGPLILTLP comes from the coding sequence ATGTCCATGGTCAAGACGCCAGAAGAGATTGCGCTCATGCGCGAAGCCGGGAGGGTTGTTGCCAACACGCTTTCCACGGTTCGTTCGCAAGCCGCGGTTGGAGTGTCGCTCAAGGAACTCGATGACATCGCGGTTTCCGTCATCGAAGCCGCCGGAGCCAAGCCTGCATTCCTGAATTACCGTCCGCGGTGGGCGTCTACGCCGTTCCCAGGGGTCATTTGCACGAGCGTCAACGACGCCGTGGTGCATGGCATCCCGAACGGATACGTCTTGCGGGACGGCGATCTGCTGAGCGTCGACTGCGGGGCATTCGTGGAGGGATGGTGCGGGGACGCCGCCATCAGCTTTATTGTGGGTAGTCCGGATCCGGTGGATCAGGACTTGATCGATGCTACGGCGGCCGCGCTCGCCCGCGGAGTCGAGGCCGCCCGGGTGGGAAACAAGATGGGCGACCTTGCGTACGCCGTTGGCGGGGAGGCCAAGCGGAGTGGCTACGGGATCCTTGCCGATCACGGTGGACACGGCATTGGCCGGACCATGCACGCAGAACCGAGCGTGCCGAACATCGGCCGGCCGGGCCGCGGCGTGAAGCTTGTGGAGGGCTTGGTCATCGCTATTGAGCCGATGTTGATCCTGGGTGGGAGCGATGATTATTACCACGACGACGATCAGTGGACCTTGCGCTCCGCCAACGGCCGTCGTGCGGCGCACAGCGAACATACGGTTGCGATTACCGCGGAAGGTCCGCTTATTTTGACACTGCCGTAG
- a CDS encoding DNA alkylation repair protein, producing the protein MEHRRIALIRERLHAEADPDRAQAAQAYMKSSMPSLGVRVPVVRRIVLATAKELPFESPTELRDDVRQLWRDAAWRDERYAAIDLTSLKSVAKDLEMLPLYEEIIRTGSWWDFVDGVSDRICALLQHHRSTLTPLLREWATDEDLWIRRAAITSQLKAKSATDKELLAAVLDANLTDKEFFIRKAIAWALREYAKTDPLWVRNYAEARRTGLSPLSMREAMKHLG; encoded by the coding sequence ATGGAACACCGAAGGATCGCTCTTATCCGGGAACGTCTGCATGCGGAGGCGGATCCTGACCGCGCACAAGCGGCACAAGCGTACATGAAATCATCCATGCCTTCCCTCGGGGTCAGAGTCCCTGTAGTCCGCCGCATAGTCCTGGCGACCGCGAAGGAACTGCCTTTCGAGTCGCCCACCGAACTGCGTGACGACGTCCGGCAGTTGTGGCGCGACGCCGCCTGGCGGGATGAACGCTACGCAGCCATCGATCTGACCTCACTCAAGTCCGTTGCCAAGGACCTGGAGATGTTGCCGCTCTACGAGGAAATCATCCGGACGGGTTCATGGTGGGACTTCGTAGACGGAGTCTCCGACCGCATCTGCGCCCTTCTGCAGCACCACCGGAGCACGCTGACCCCTCTCCTGCGCGAGTGGGCAACGGACGAAGACCTCTGGATCCGCCGCGCCGCCATCACCTCCCAGCTCAAGGCAAAGTCGGCAACCGACAAGGAACTTCTCGCCGCGGTGCTCGACGCCAACCTCACCGACAAGGAGTTCTTCATCAGAAAGGCCATCGCTTGGGCACTAAGGGAGTACGCCAAAACCGATCCCCTATGGGTGCGGAATTACGCGGAAGCCCGGCGAACCGGACTCAGTCCTTTGTCAATGCGAGAGGCGATGAAACACCTCGGCTGA
- a CDS encoding glycosyltransferase family 87 protein, whose amino-acid sequence MSTDSFFSALTRFRHRVLPASWEAKLNTPKGLLAAFCVVHLVFLVFALTISLHGEAFSDTFIYREWTSAGFRDENLSSGPSPWVYPILALIPMAIAGLAGPGPFFFLWVVMITVLDGVAIAKLTGWGRRREAIPAAWWWLVFVFIMGWLGFARVDGFTAPIVLIALAYGVSNPFIASTLLSVATWMKVWPAAVLLSLFTVVKERTRVVAAGILTSAVVIALAAAVGALPKLLNFLTQQGDRGMQLEATFTTPWLWLSVLHVGDARMYMNTDINSVQVDGPGTPFMSQLMQPLLVLAALVVAALIFWALHNGKRSGGADRTELLLAGSLTMATAFVVFNKVGSPQFMVWLAPAVAVGLVHSRREWRVPAAMLIAIAVATYFIYPLFYDALSHNNPWMALVLTVRNALLVVLFCWSVRRLYLLGKKTTANEPAGVGKEI is encoded by the coding sequence ATTTCCACGGACTCATTCTTCAGCGCGCTCACACGGTTCCGTCATCGTGTTCTTCCAGCTTCCTGGGAGGCGAAGCTCAATACCCCCAAAGGCCTGCTGGCGGCCTTCTGCGTGGTGCATTTGGTGTTCCTCGTGTTCGCTTTGACCATTTCTCTCCATGGAGAAGCGTTCAGCGACACCTTCATCTATCGGGAATGGACCTCTGCGGGGTTCAGGGATGAAAACCTCAGCAGCGGACCTAGTCCATGGGTCTACCCCATCTTGGCCTTGATACCGATGGCCATCGCCGGGTTGGCTGGACCTGGCCCGTTCTTCTTCCTATGGGTGGTCATGATCACCGTGCTCGACGGCGTGGCTATCGCCAAGCTCACGGGGTGGGGACGGCGTAGGGAGGCAATCCCGGCTGCATGGTGGTGGCTGGTGTTCGTCTTCATCATGGGCTGGCTGGGATTCGCCCGGGTGGATGGATTTACCGCCCCCATCGTACTGATCGCGTTGGCGTACGGGGTGTCGAACCCTTTCATAGCCTCGACGCTTCTGAGTGTTGCAACCTGGATGAAGGTCTGGCCGGCTGCCGTGCTGCTCTCCTTGTTCACTGTAGTCAAGGAGAGGACCCGCGTCGTTGCAGCCGGTATTCTGACCAGCGCTGTGGTGATTGCCCTGGCCGCTGCCGTGGGGGCCCTCCCCAAGCTCCTCAACTTTCTCACCCAACAAGGCGATCGTGGCATGCAACTGGAAGCCACTTTCACCACTCCTTGGTTGTGGCTCTCGGTCCTCCATGTCGGTGACGCCCGGATGTACATGAACACGGACATCAACTCGGTGCAGGTGGACGGCCCGGGAACACCGTTCATGTCACAACTGATGCAGCCGCTTCTTGTGTTGGCCGCGCTCGTGGTGGCTGCCCTGATTTTTTGGGCCCTGCACAACGGCAAACGAAGCGGTGGGGCTGACCGTACGGAACTATTGTTGGCTGGCTCCCTGACCATGGCCACCGCCTTCGTGGTCTTCAACAAGGTCGGATCCCCACAGTTCATGGTTTGGCTGGCTCCGGCTGTAGCCGTCGGACTCGTCCACAGCCGGAGGGAATGGCGCGTCCCCGCAGCCATGCTCATTGCCATTGCTGTGGCGACCTACTTTATCTACCCCCTCTTCTACGATGCCCTCAGCCATAACAACCCTTGGATGGCCTTGGTTTTGACTGTGCGCAATGCCTTGCTCGTGGTGCTCTTCTGCTGGTCCGTACGCCGGCTGTATCTTTTGGGCAAGAAGACCACGGCGAATGAACCGGCCGGTGTCGGCAAGGAGATCTGA
- the orn gene encoding oligoribonuclease: MPITNERIVWIDCEMTGLDLENDALIEVAALVTDSDLNILGDGVDVVIKPVDAALEQMNDFVRDMHTRSKLLDELPHGKTMAEAEAIVLEYIEKWVPDPKKAPLGGNSVGTDRMFLARDMPNIVEHLHYRVIDVSTIKELSRRWFPRAYFQSPAKHGGHRALGDIKDSIDELRYYREAVFVPAPGPDTATAQRISKQVTAGPEAPPGT; encoded by the coding sequence GTGCCTATTACTAATGAACGCATCGTCTGGATCGACTGTGAGATGACCGGCCTGGACCTTGAAAACGACGCCCTGATCGAGGTTGCGGCTTTGGTCACCGATTCGGACCTCAACATTCTCGGTGACGGCGTCGATGTCGTCATCAAGCCTGTTGACGCCGCCCTTGAGCAGATGAACGACTTCGTCCGCGACATGCACACCCGTTCGAAGCTCCTGGACGAACTCCCTCATGGCAAGACCATGGCGGAAGCTGAAGCAATCGTCCTTGAGTACATCGAGAAGTGGGTACCCGACCCCAAGAAGGCGCCACTTGGCGGAAACTCGGTTGGAACCGACCGGATGTTCCTCGCGCGTGATATGCCCAACATCGTCGAGCACCTTCACTACCGGGTCATCGATGTCAGCACCATCAAGGAACTCTCGCGCCGCTGGTTCCCGCGCGCGTATTTCCAGTCACCTGCAAAACATGGTGGCCACCGCGCCCTCGGCGATATCAAGGACTCGATCGACGAGCTTCGGTACTACCGCGAGGCGGTCTTCGTCCCGGCGCCAGGACCGGACACAGCAACGGCGCAGCGGATTTCCAAGCAAGTTACAGCCGGCCCGGAAGCTCCCCCCGGCACGTGA
- the mptB gene encoding polyprenol phosphomannose-dependent alpha 1,6 mannosyltransferase MptB — MTAGGSGVGTSNSRDEAKEPAVPSERIAAGAHFPSAAGIGSPRVKAYVAIWQGFIGSLMIFVGSIGAGWIANGSPMIRHPLVIALRTEGWGVTTSTILLTAGAMLLVRSWLRLGQRLKDWGPGSVRSVVVAVAAWAAPMMFAVPIYSRDVYAYTGQGRLVLEGQNPYTAGISSLSNWFALGADPAWAEAKTPYGPYFLWLARWVVGITNAQPDFSVLLFRVLAAGGVLLCVIYVPKLAELHGINPGRALWIAVANPLFLISFIASAHNDALLVGLAVAGMYFAATGRHITGLLLVTASIGIKPITVLLLPFIGLMWAGPAANWTRKFLFWGATAAISFGVLAVSGIPYNLGFGWAWAILDPTPGYTAFSPSGFLSQQVDVIANLLGLPGGTVASGLRTLLKWTGMALVVVLMFRGDYSRLVRRAALAFAAVVMLAPIIQPWYILWFIPLLAVTGIRDDWQIKCLYVAVTFFVAFGAQDQLSVLSFVELNVKASSLSYVVAVGFAIYLMVLDVHTRRLLIRSTPGELLRRLEQRLRRSE, encoded by the coding sequence ATGACGGCAGGCGGATCGGGCGTGGGCACCTCAAACAGCCGGGATGAGGCAAAGGAACCCGCGGTGCCGTCGGAGAGGATCGCCGCAGGCGCCCATTTTCCCAGTGCTGCGGGCATCGGTTCACCCAGGGTCAAGGCCTACGTGGCCATCTGGCAAGGATTCATCGGCTCTCTCATGATCTTCGTCGGTTCGATCGGCGCGGGCTGGATCGCCAACGGATCGCCGATGATCCGACACCCGCTTGTCATCGCCCTGCGCACGGAGGGCTGGGGCGTTACGACTTCCACCATCCTGTTGACTGCCGGCGCCATGCTCTTGGTCAGGTCTTGGTTGAGGCTAGGTCAAAGGCTCAAGGACTGGGGCCCGGGCTCGGTCCGATCGGTGGTTGTCGCAGTTGCGGCGTGGGCGGCGCCCATGATGTTCGCCGTGCCTATCTATTCGCGCGACGTGTACGCCTACACCGGCCAGGGAAGGCTGGTCCTTGAAGGCCAGAACCCCTACACAGCAGGCATATCCTCGCTCAGCAACTGGTTTGCCCTCGGAGCGGACCCCGCCTGGGCCGAGGCCAAGACGCCCTACGGACCATACTTCCTATGGCTCGCAAGGTGGGTAGTGGGTATCACTAACGCCCAGCCCGATTTTTCCGTCCTGCTCTTTCGTGTCCTGGCGGCAGGGGGAGTGCTGCTTTGCGTGATCTACGTTCCCAAGCTGGCCGAACTGCACGGAATCAACCCTGGTCGCGCACTGTGGATCGCCGTGGCGAATCCGCTTTTCCTCATCAGCTTTATCGCCAGCGCCCACAACGATGCCCTGCTGGTGGGCCTCGCGGTGGCAGGAATGTACTTTGCGGCCACCGGGCGCCATATCACCGGTCTTCTCCTCGTCACGGCCTCCATCGGTATCAAACCGATCACAGTGCTTCTCCTGCCCTTCATCGGCCTGATGTGGGCGGGTCCAGCGGCGAATTGGACCCGCAAGTTCCTCTTCTGGGGCGCGACGGCGGCCATCAGTTTCGGTGTGCTGGCCGTGAGCGGAATCCCGTACAACCTAGGCTTCGGGTGGGCCTGGGCCATCCTCGATCCCACCCCCGGCTACACGGCATTCTCGCCTTCCGGGTTCCTGAGCCAACAGGTCGACGTGATCGCAAATCTCTTGGGCTTGCCCGGCGGAACGGTGGCGTCCGGGCTTCGCACGCTCTTGAAGTGGACCGGCATGGCGCTCGTGGTGGTTCTCATGTTCCGTGGGGACTATTCGCGACTGGTGCGACGCGCGGCTCTGGCGTTCGCCGCCGTCGTCATGCTCGCTCCCATCATCCAGCCTTGGTACATCCTGTGGTTCATACCGCTGCTCGCGGTAACCGGCATCCGGGATGACTGGCAGATCAAATGCCTCTATGTCGCCGTCACGTTCTTCGTGGCGTTCGGCGCGCAGGACCAGCTCTCAGTGCTGTCCTTCGTCGAGTTGAACGTCAAGGCCTCGTCCTTGTCATACGTGGTGGCGGTGGGATTCGCGATCTACCTGATGGTCCTGGACGTGCATACCCGTAGATTGTTGATCCGGTCCACTCCCGGGGAATTGCTCCGCAGGCTCGAGCAACGGCTCAGGCGTTCCGAATAG
- the mptB gene encoding polyprenol phosphomannose-dependent alpha 1,6 mannosyltransferase MptB produces MAHPEALDGSNAPAHATVIAKAARTAILQGFIGSLLMVVGSVGVGWLASSSALIRTPLFIMARTSPVGVILCTVMLCLGALLLLRSWLRIAQRIGGWNGSAHPVLRRALWMWSVPLMFSLPLFSRDSYAYIGQGRLMEQGVDPYTNGISALSNYFSLGPDKMWTEAPTPYGPLWLWFEQGAVWLSAGVPEFALVPFRLAALAGVLLLAVYVPRLAALHGVNPERALWLGVLNPVLLFNFIASAHNDSLMLGLVVAGLYFASVKRPVLGIVLITASIAIKPITLIALPFAGLLWAGARAGWGRRMICWTATLALSMGLLAATGMVNGLGFGWLGALQTPGAVWIWYAPVGLLAHTAGFVVGLFDGPGVPVTDVIQTIGTAVSALAIVWLAVRTPGRGIAMRAPTDGESEFNKTVLRRMAWAFAAVVVLAPVIQPWYMVWLLVFFTVTGIADGPQLRTVFYLTAFFTLIALTDQLSVFPWIPLAVVRGVAIAIAVLFIAYLVFYDKKTHVLFRPRRGILKFKPKP; encoded by the coding sequence TTGGCTCATCCAGAGGCGCTTGACGGCTCCAACGCGCCGGCGCACGCTACGGTCATCGCAAAGGCCGCAAGGACGGCGATCCTTCAGGGTTTCATCGGGTCTTTGCTCATGGTGGTCGGCTCTGTTGGTGTTGGTTGGCTCGCAAGCAGCAGTGCCCTGATCCGTACGCCCCTCTTCATCATGGCCAGGACATCTCCGGTCGGAGTGATCCTGTGCACGGTGATGCTCTGCCTCGGGGCACTCTTGCTCTTGCGCTCGTGGCTGCGAATTGCACAACGGATCGGCGGATGGAACGGCTCGGCGCATCCAGTGCTCCGGCGTGCGTTGTGGATGTGGTCAGTTCCGTTGATGTTCAGCTTGCCGCTGTTCAGCAGGGACTCCTACGCCTACATCGGCCAGGGCCGGCTCATGGAGCAAGGCGTGGATCCGTATACCAACGGCATTTCCGCGCTGAGTAACTACTTTTCGCTCGGACCCGACAAAATGTGGACGGAAGCACCCACACCGTACGGTCCGCTGTGGCTATGGTTTGAACAGGGAGCCGTGTGGCTGAGCGCAGGCGTCCCCGAGTTTGCCCTGGTTCCCTTCCGCCTGGCTGCGCTGGCCGGAGTCTTGCTGCTTGCCGTGTACGTTCCCCGCTTGGCCGCGCTCCATGGCGTGAACCCGGAGCGGGCGCTTTGGCTCGGGGTCCTCAACCCTGTGCTCTTGTTCAACTTCATCGCCAGCGCTCATAACGACTCCTTGATGTTGGGACTTGTTGTTGCCGGGTTGTATTTCGCCTCGGTCAAGCGACCCGTGCTTGGAATCGTGCTGATCACCGCTTCGATTGCGATCAAGCCAATTACCTTGATCGCGTTGCCTTTCGCCGGGCTGCTGTGGGCTGGTGCCCGCGCCGGTTGGGGCCGAAGAATGATCTGTTGGACGGCTACGTTGGCCTTGTCCATGGGCCTCCTGGCCGCCACGGGTATGGTGAACGGTTTGGGATTTGGCTGGCTTGGTGCCCTGCAAACCCCTGGAGCGGTGTGGATCTGGTACGCACCGGTGGGTCTGCTGGCCCATACAGCGGGCTTCGTCGTGGGACTTTTCGACGGTCCTGGCGTTCCGGTGACTGACGTGATCCAAACCATCGGAACGGCGGTTTCGGCGCTTGCCATTGTTTGGCTCGCAGTGCGTACGCCGGGTCGCGGGATCGCTATGCGTGCGCCGACCGACGGCGAGTCCGAGTTCAACAAGACCGTGCTCCGGCGCATGGCCTGGGCCTTCGCCGCCGTCGTCGTGCTTGCGCCGGTCATCCAGCCTTGGTACATGGTCTGGCTGCTGGTGTTTTTTACGGTGACGGGTATCGCGGACGGCCCGCAGCTTCGCACGGTCTTCTATCTGACGGCGTTCTTCACCCTTATCGCTCTGACAGACCAATTGAGTGTCTTCCCGTGGATTCCCCTGGCGGTGGTGCGTGGGGTGGCCATCGCCATTGCGGTCCTTTTCATTGCCTACCTCGTGTTCTACGACAAGAAGACCCACGTATTGTTCCGCCCGCGTCGAGGGATTCTGAAGTTCAAACCAAAGCCCTGA
- a CDS encoding single-stranded DNA-binding protein, whose protein sequence is MNDIITVRGFVASEPRSSTTPGGTGTSSFRLGSTARRFDRANDAWVDGNTNWFSVQAFRHLAGNIGCSVKKGQRVIVVGKLKLRQWEHDGKIYHVAEIVAESVGHDLMWGSANFIRTSGGTSPQTMPAAAGVEPENPWPSADEEGEDGPLDDEDGGVAAEREVILSAGENDEPVLVHAGTGELVDARA, encoded by the coding sequence ATGAATGACATCATCACTGTCCGGGGATTCGTTGCCTCGGAACCCAGGAGTTCGACGACCCCGGGCGGGACGGGGACGTCCTCGTTCCGGCTTGGCTCCACTGCGCGCAGGTTCGACCGCGCGAACGATGCCTGGGTGGATGGCAACACCAATTGGTTCAGCGTTCAAGCGTTCAGGCATCTCGCGGGAAACATCGGATGCAGCGTCAAGAAGGGCCAGCGGGTCATCGTGGTCGGGAAACTCAAGCTGAGGCAATGGGAACACGACGGCAAGATCTACCATGTTGCCGAAATCGTGGCCGAGTCGGTGGGGCACGACCTCATGTGGGGCTCGGCGAACTTCATCCGGACCTCCGGTGGCACCAGCCCGCAGACCATGCCCGCGGCCGCTGGGGTGGAGCCTGAAAACCCTTGGCCTTCGGCGGATGAAGAGGGTGAAGACGGCCCGCTTGACGACGAGGACGGCGGTGTTGCAGCCGAGCGGGAAGTTATTCTTTCGGCCGGAGAAAACGATGAGCCGGTTCTTGTTCATGCTGGCACCGGAGAACTTGTGGACGCCCGGGCCTGA
- a CDS encoding DUF6993 domain-containing protein — protein MSRGTPRKPSGRRHAAGSPGLLLAVPLLVAGLVAGCTAPAPVVSGSTPASSRAPSSTASATPAVTPSAGNPPASASLSAGAATLKQTMEAALTTLAATSPKPTQEALRSQLVSAGIPAPTLEVSASKTPTGLDVDAIEAAARLDKDCVMGEIREGQVSVSVLPVLASGKCFVGDSR, from the coding sequence ATGAGCAGGGGAACGCCGCGAAAACCATCAGGACGCCGCCACGCGGCCGGAAGCCCGGGTTTGCTGCTTGCAGTCCCGTTACTCGTGGCCGGGCTGGTGGCTGGCTGCACGGCACCTGCTCCTGTGGTGTCAGGAAGTACGCCGGCCTCATCGCGTGCCCCTTCGAGTACAGCCAGTGCTACTCCGGCTGTCACACCCAGTGCCGGAAACCCCCCAGCATCGGCTTCGCTCAGCGCGGGCGCGGCGACCCTGAAGCAGACCATGGAGGCCGCCCTGACGACCCTTGCTGCGACATCCCCCAAACCGACGCAAGAAGCATTGCGATCGCAACTCGTTTCGGCCGGTATTCCTGCCCCGACGTTGGAGGTGAGCGCCAGCAAGACACCGACCGGTCTGGACGTCGACGCCATTGAGGCAGCGGCCAGATTGGACAAGGACTGCGTCATGGGCGAGATCAGGGAAGGCCAGGTCTCAGTGTCCGTGCTGCCCGTGCTGGCGAGTGGCAAATGCTTCGTGGGAGATTCGCGCTAG
- the def gene encoding peptide deformylase, producing the protein MTVLPVTIWGEPVLHRRAAEVEVFDDELRTLIADMFETNEAANGVGLAAPQVGVGKRLFVYKYPNDDDAPDEGVLVNPVLTLSKIPGSLPDPEEDVEGCLSFPGEHYPLQRAEWARVQGFDGEGKPVDFVATGWFARVMQHEFDHLDGKLYVDRLIDRYAKKAMRQAKKNGWGVPGLSWMPGVDPDPFGH; encoded by the coding sequence ATGACCGTTCTGCCAGTCACGATCTGGGGCGAGCCCGTGCTTCACCGCCGGGCGGCCGAGGTTGAAGTGTTCGACGACGAACTGCGCACCTTGATTGCCGACATGTTCGAGACGAACGAAGCCGCCAACGGCGTTGGCCTGGCAGCACCCCAGGTGGGAGTTGGCAAGCGGCTCTTCGTCTACAAATACCCCAATGACGACGACGCACCGGACGAAGGGGTGCTCGTGAACCCGGTCCTGACACTGTCAAAAATCCCCGGGTCTCTTCCTGACCCGGAGGAAGACGTCGAAGGCTGCCTGTCCTTCCCCGGGGAGCACTACCCGCTGCAGAGGGCGGAGTGGGCCCGCGTACAAGGCTTCGACGGCGAGGGCAAGCCGGTGGATTTCGTGGCCACTGGCTGGTTCGCGAGGGTCATGCAACACGAATTCGACCATCTGGACGGCAAGCTTTATGTGGACCGTCTCATCGACCGCTACGCCAAGAAGGCCATGAGGCAGGCCAAGAAGAACGGCTGGGGAGTGCCGGGCCTGAGCTGGATGCCGGGCGTCGACCCAGACCCTTTCGGACACTGA
- a CDS encoding HNH endonuclease family protein — protein MSTTWAAYRRARRQSRQAWVLLFLLVAAGVAGIAWFFTSGQFAMAEAPGNGPTEAPVFDSSWMRPVESVQPVPVGSAADVLEALSVKGRAANDDYDRKQFGQAWLDVDRNGCDTRNDILRRDLTSVEFTAGSKCKVASGQLREPYAGEDIHFRRGSESSSAVQIDHVVALADAWQKGAKHLTAKQRQSLANDPLNLIAVDGPANVKKSASDAASWLPANKGFRCHYVARQISVKAAYLLWITQAEKDAMKRVLGSCPGQQTIRAM, from the coding sequence TTGAGCACCACTTGGGCCGCCTATCGACGCGCCCGCCGCCAGTCTCGTCAGGCTTGGGTGCTCCTGTTCCTCTTAGTCGCGGCTGGCGTTGCCGGCATTGCGTGGTTCTTCACCAGCGGCCAGTTCGCCATGGCCGAAGCCCCCGGTAATGGACCCACGGAGGCTCCCGTCTTCGACTCGAGCTGGATGAGGCCGGTGGAGTCCGTACAGCCCGTTCCCGTCGGTTCAGCCGCTGATGTCCTCGAAGCGCTTTCCGTGAAGGGACGCGCTGCCAACGACGACTACGACCGTAAGCAATTCGGCCAGGCTTGGCTCGACGTCGACCGTAACGGCTGCGATACCCGAAACGACATCCTCCGGCGGGACCTAACGTCGGTGGAGTTCACCGCGGGTTCCAAGTGCAAGGTTGCGTCCGGGCAACTCCGCGAGCCCTATGCGGGCGAGGACATCCATTTCCGCAGGGGATCGGAAAGCAGCAGTGCCGTACAGATTGACCACGTGGTGGCCCTTGCCGATGCTTGGCAGAAGGGTGCCAAGCACCTCACGGCGAAACAACGCCAGAGTCTCGCCAATGACCCCTTGAACCTCATTGCCGTTGACGGCCCCGCCAACGTAAAGAAGAGCGCGAGCGACGCCGCCAGCTGGCTGCCTGCGAACAAGGGCTTTCGTTGCCACTATGTGGCGCGGCAGATTTCCGTCAAGGCTGCGTACCTGCTCTGGATCACCCAAGCGGAGAAGGACGCCATGAAGCGTGTCCTAGGCTCGTGCCCGGGCCAGCAGACCATCAGGGCGATGTGA